The genomic region CACCACGTTCATGCAAAATTCACCAACCATCAATACCAGACACTCGTTGATAAGAAGACCCTCAAGTACGAAACACACAGCGACAACTCCATCTTTTTCGAAGTCGATGGTCCATACAAAGCTATGGTTCTGCCCACAtcgaaagaagaagacaaaaaCTTGAAGAAGCGTTACGCTGTCTTCAACGATGATGGCAGTCTTGCTGAGTTGAAAGGTTTCGAGGTGAAACGTCGTGGtgagctcaagctcatcaaaaTCTTCCAGCAACAAATTTTCAAGTTTTTCCTCGAAGGTGAAACACTGGCCGAATGTTATGGAGCCGTTGCTAAGGTTGCCAACCGTTGGCTGGATGTTCTGCACAGCAAGGGCACAACATTGGCAGACGAGGAGTTGATGGAACTCATTTCTGAGAATCGAAGCATGTCCAAAACACTGGAGGAATACGGAAACCAGAAGTCAACCAGTATCACAACTGCCAAGCGTCTGGCAGATTTCTTGGGTGAGCAGATGGTTAAGGACAAGGGACTAAACTGTAAGTTCATCATCTGTGCTCGACCCAAAAATGCACCCGTTACAGAACGAGCTGTTCCGGTGGCCATCTTCTCTGCGGAGGAATCTGTCAAACGTACATATCTGAGGAAGTGGCTAAAGGAGGAGCCCTCTGACACTGATCCTCGTGCACTCCTTGACTGGGATTATTACCTGGAGCGATTGGGTTCTGTTATCCAGAAGCTGATCACCATTCCTGCCGCTCTCCAAAAGGTCCGCAACCCTGTACCTCGAGTGCCACATCCTGACTGGCTTCAAAGGaggatcaacatcaaggacGACAAactgaagcagaagaagctcactgATCTCTTCAAAAAGAGTCCACTGGaagacatcaccaacatcagtGGTTCTCGACTGGATGATGTAGAAGATTTCGGTAGCAAGCTTTTGAAGCCCAAACAAGTCAACGCAGTCATTGCATCCTCGCAGGCCGCAACGACGGTTCAGAAGCGCAAGTCTCCTGAGCCAGCAGAGAACCCCGATCCCATGTCTGCACTTCCTGAAGTTATGCCAAGTGCTTCGGAGAACTATGAGGCATTCTTGATgtaccagaagaagaagtggaaGTTACAGAAGCAAGCCAGAATCCGTCGACGGCAATTGTTTGGTGACCGAAGAGGCGGTGCAGTCAACAATCTTCAGCAAACATTCATGAAGCAGGCGCACACTACTTACATGAGTAACTGGCAGGTCTTGCACCTCAAAGCGACTGAGACTCCTGGTATTGTCATGGCATATGTCCTTATCGATGCCAAGATCCACACGCTTAAGGTCAATGTTCCTCGGCAAGtcttcctcaacctcaagagtAAGGATCTTCCCGATGTTGAAGTGGAAGGCTGTGAAGTCGAACAGGTCAATTACACTCTTCCCAATGGCCATCCATCAAGCCATCTCTTTAAGTTAACTGTATCGGAAGATATTTACTTCAACGAGAGCGAGAAGTTCTCCTTACTCTTCAACCATCCTAGTGTTGAGGGTGTGTATGAGAAGCAAGTACCCCTGAACATCAGAGCTGTCTTGCGTCTCGGAAATCAGTGTACGATTGACGCAACACAACATGCTGTGCTGGGAAAGGGTCTTGAACAAGGCTTTGATCTGGCTGGTCTGAAGCGACCAGCCAAGACACGAACGTATCTCGAGACGTCGCCACTGGCTTACATTTACGTTTCTCACATTACAACTGGAGAACGACAGATTTTTGGTATCTTCTCTACCACTAATGACCAAGCTCACGTCGTTATTctgcagaagaacaaggactCCGGTCAAGATCTTCCCAATATCTCCAAAATGTATTCAGAGATGCTCGCTAGACGGCATGCGGAGGCAGCTGGTACCAACTGGCAGGATTGTTTTACCTACCAGGAGAAACTCCACATCAAGATCACCCAAGTGACGACCCGACGCAAGGCTCACTTGGAGATAGGtgatgttgtcaagaagatgcGCAAGGACGAGCCACGACCACAGATGATGGTTATCCAGTCGTCTCAGCGTAAACTGCTCATCCATGATGTCCCTATCCTGGGAGAATTCCCAGTCCTCCCCTTGAAATACGATGTAGGGGATAGCTCTCTACCTCCTCTTGGTTGGCAATCTGTCATCGCCAAGCGACTTGTTGGCCAttatcttggtcttggatccTGGATTCTACACCTTACCGCTTTGGCTCGTTACGGTGATGTGCCTCTGTGTAATTTGGAACGAGACGATCCCCGATTCTTGATCGATGTTGCCTATGCCCGGCGCCTTCAAGCCAATGGAGTCGTGCTTTGGTGGTCTCCCGATGCTCGTCCTGATCATGCTGGATATGAAAAGGACGATCTTCTGGGCCCTCTCGACACAGTCAAAATGCCAAATGTCAACAATCCAGGAACCTTCTCGTCTGTGTGTATCGACATAGATGTCAGAAATCTGGCTATCAACACTATCCTGACCTCATCTCTTATCAACGAGCTTGAGGGTGCCGACTCCGTCTCGTTCAATCCCGCTGCTGACGACTCAGAGACGCTTGCATCCGAGAACGCATTTGCCAATGCTGGCGTTCAGGTGCTGCGTGAGATGGTGAAGGCTTGGTGGACTGAAGCTTGTCGTGGAAGTACCATGGCCGATGTTCTCGTGCAACATCTTGTTCGCTGGGTTGAGAACCCCGACTCTTTCATGTACGATCGAGCCCTGCACTACTATGTGCAGATGATGTCTCGAAAGGCCTTCCAGCAGCTCATGGCTGACTTCCGTCGAGTGGGATCTCAAGTCATTTTTGCCAACGCCAACCGTCTTATTCTCCAAACCACAAAGGCCGAGGTCGGCAACGCATATGCGTATAGCAAGTATATCATTAAGTCGATCAAGAGCAAGCCACTCTTTCACTTTATCGACTTGGAGATTAAGGAGTATTGGGACTATCTTGTATGGTACGATGAGTTTAACTACGGAGGCAAGGCCTGCCAGGAGGTTAtcgaagctgaagaacaGAACCTCGAAACTGTCATGCACTGGCAGATGGCAACCTTCTTGCCTGTTCGACTACAGTCCACATTTCAGGACTGGGTAATTGAGTTCATACAGCTGATGCATCAACTCAAGCGGCCTCATAACGGCGACCCAGATGGTACACCACGTCTGACACAGCTACCAAGCAATGGCCTGGAGGACCATGAAGGTCAGATTTTATTAGGCAAGGCATTCGAGAAACCTCTGAAGAAGGATATCATtggcctcctcaacaagcaGAAGCGTGAGCTACTTCATCCAGAGCTTGCACAGGACTATACATTCCCCGTCCTTCCCGGGTCACACCTTAAACCTCGAAATCCTATCctcgagcttgtcaagtcaCTTATGCAAGTTTTATCGCTTGACAAAAACATCACACTTGAAGCTCGATTACTTCGGAAAGAGCTTCTAGCCTTGTTCGAGGTGCGTGAGTTCTCGAAAGACGGTAGCTTCACAAACCCATCAGAGAgccttcgtcttcctcagaTATCTTGTGACAGCTGCACTATGATGCGAGATCTAGACCTATGCAGAGACGAAGATCTCTTTGGCGAAGGTGCTGCTTGGTGCTGCGGCTTCTGTGGCACTGAGTTCGATCGTGTCGCCATAGAAGAGCGATTATTGGGCATAGTAGAGAGCTGGATTGTGGAATGGACAACGCAGGATCTCAAATGTGCCCGGTGCGGTGCACTGAGACTGAACGACTTTATGGAACACTGTACCTGCAGTGGAGAGTGGAAGGAAATTGTGTCACGACAAGACGTGAGCAAGAAACTCGGGGTTATGAGGAGGGTGGCCAAATTTTACGGGCTAAGAATGCTCAGTGATGTGGTCGAGGAACTCCACAAAGGTTTATGAACGGCGTCATGATGGTTACAATGGAGTTGCTTACACTATAATGAAGACCGTAGTGGAGGAGTAGAAGTGATTTAGAGCATAATTATCATACCCCATAATGATTTAGGCAATGCAAAGTCAAGCATTATAGTAAGGAGGGCATTCTAACGTTGACTGAGCTTCTTTATGATTCCCGCACAATGCTTTCCTTCTATCATTTGATAATTCTGCTCGTGCTGAAACAATGCCATTAGCCTACGCCAAGAACACTATCCCCAGTCCTTCAGGTTCCCAAGGTGGAGTCCTATCGAGGACAGAATCCTCAGCGAGATCGAAAACGGCATGCTCCAATTGCTGTATCTTCATATGGTTCTCTTGAGGCATGATAGAGATTTGCCGTGTCCAGTGGATGAGCCCACTGATAGTGGTTTTCCCTAGCAACCATGATTTCCCCATGTGTGGGATCAGACAATGTAGTAAGGGGTTTGGTCACCAAGAGCGGAAAGTTCTGCCATATACTAATCTCTAGCATAGGATACACAATTGGTCCCAAGAGTTCCGTGCCAAGCGGATCATTCCGAGAGCCAGAGAGTAATTAGATGGGTAAGAGGATTTCTTGGGAAGCTGCCTATATAAGGCCGAACCATTTGAATTCAAAGTCGAATATGATTTCATTAGAGATCATATGGTTCCGGCTAACCTTCTGGTATATATTGCTTAATAACTCGGCAAAGCTtgactttttcttctctcaacATCAGAGAATCGTTGCAACATAATGAGCTTACAAGAAGTATCAACGCAACTGATCAATGTTCGGCTCAGTTACAGGGCACCAAATACAGTAATAATGACTCCAACAAAGCCATTAATAAAGAGTGCAAGATCGATAGAGAGAGGTCAAGATTCAAGGCACTTGTTTAATAAGACATTGGCAGGTCTGACTCTCGAATGCCCGTTGCCTTCATCTCAATATGCACTGTAAAGGGAGGTAAACATATCTAATAAAGGATTCTTCCCTCGTTCAATGTGAAATAATTCAGGAACCTTTAACCCAGAACCTCCACTGCTACGTAGGTGCCTCGCCTACATAAGCATCTACTGCTCAAATTGAATGATGATAACGACCCTACACTACATTTCCTGACTACGAAAAGGAAACTTGGTTAAGCTATCTATAATTCTAGGATGGACTTCCTTTCTTCAAGCAACTTCCAATTGCAAGGACACTTTAGGTACAATAAAGGGGTGAATACTGTGAGATAAGCAATCAAGTTATTTGATAATTCAATGAATGATAGGAAGATTAGCAACTCTTATGGTACGACGCATAACAATGAAgcacaaaaaaaaaaacccccCATGCACTATACCAAGAATAAAGACCTATGAAACTACGAACTTCTGCCAAATCGTGAGGGGTTGATCAAACACAGTTGGGGGCCAAAAAGTCCTAGGTATCGCCAGTCCGCCTAACGTACCTCGCGTGGAAagggaagagagaaagaagagcgaAGAGCAATCAACAAGTCCAGCATGTTTATGACAATACCAGCCATCAATGCCCGTGGTCATTTGGGCCTCATTTTCATGTTTTGCTTTCTTTCCATATAGTTCAGCTGGACCCAAGTTGTTTAggccccctccccctcccccccccGTATGTCCTGCATCATCAATCAGCCTTACTTTACCACTTATACTTGGCGCCCCTTCAGAGCCCGAGTGGTTCGCCCACCATCTGCAGAGGCCGCCAGCTTTCTTCAGGCAACCACAGTCCCCTATGACCAAGGGAAGGCCCCAGTTCCGAATGTTTTGCATTTTCTCCATTCCTTGTTCGACCCCTCCAAATTTACTTTGTCCGTTTTGTTCCTCAATTGCAGCCTCACAAAGCCATTGTGAGTTAACCAACCCACACAATGAACAACCTCAGGCGCAAGGACCACCGCGGGGCCGTTGACTTCAACGGTCCCGGCCATTACCACGGCCCCACAGCCCGGCATCGGACCGTCCAAGCAGTATCGACGCCTCTCACGACACCGGCTTCAATTGCTCTGTCGATGTCAAAGACTACTGTCCCCCCTAGTCTCATGTCTTTTGATTTTTTTCAGCAGCCAATACAATCAATTCATTCCGATTTCAATATTGGCTGCTATCGGTCTGCATCACCAGCCAAGTTGGACCTGGGCCTGGAGTCTGGTACCAATTGGGCTGGTGAACTCGACATGCGAGAGATGAGTACAATTTCTACCATCAGTGCCGATACTTCTTCTACTGGTTCCATTTTCTCCTCTGTTCCGACCGAATTCAGTGATGCAATGACCGTCCGTAACGGTAGAGGTCGCTCAAGAGGTCCGAGTCCACTAAGTCGAGGTGGGCGAACTAACAGCACTGATAATTCGACGCCTTCTTTCGTCTGCCTTGGCCCTCAATGCCAACGAGCTTTCTCGTCTGACAAGGACCTCAAATCCCACGTCAAATCTTGCCACACGTATCTGTGTAACTGGGCTGGCTGTGACCAGCCGAGCTTTTCCACCAGGGACGGACTCATCTAccatgtcaaagtcaaacatCTTGTCATTTGTCCATCACCCGGCTGCACAGAGACGACATTCCAGAGTGTTCGCCTTCTTCAGTCCCACATAGCCATGGCTCACCCCGAGGATGGCAGAGATGATGCAAAGGAATGGGAGCTTCCAGCAAAGATGAATGCAAGCATGAAGACGGGCAACAGGTCCTCGTCTAGTGAAACGCCCACCACTACTCTTGCGTCACTCAAAAGAAAGAACAGAGATCATGATACAGATATGTCTATGGATGTGGTTAAGACGAAGCATCAATGTCAAGATCGCCTACAGGTCGTCGTCGAGAAGCGAGCTAGAAAGAACACTGGTAAGGTCATCAAGTCTCCCTTACCTTGATAGCTCACAGACTGACCATCAAAGGTACTCCACGAAGTGCAGAAAGTCCGACAGACCTTATCAGAGGGCGAGCCTCACGGTGTATAGAAGTAACGAGCTTTTCCCTGGTCTTTGAGCACGCcgttcttccttttctttcccaATATCTGCCTATCTGGGTTGGACCCCGTCACGTAATCACTGTCACTCGAGGCAAATCCCCACAGATGAAGCGAATTTGCATCATGGCTCCAAGAATCATTTCTCGTGCTCGAAAGATTATCATTGCCAGCCACGTTCAAGATCTTATTCCCAGCAACTTTTCCAAGCTAGTCACGTTTGCTTTTACGCAAGGAGAGATCAATCGCACCGTTACTTGGGCTCGCGGCCTAGACAAAAATCACAAGGACGATATTTGTGCCGCGAGAAATCCCTACTTCTTCCGCGATCCTTGCATGGGTGACAGTATCGGTGTCACAGGAAATGGGGTATTTGAAGATAGCACTGCTACCCTTGGTCCTTGCATCACCGTTGGTGGTGGGAGTTACTGGTTGGGCAACTTTCATCCCTTCATGGAGGCCTACCAACAGCTCGCTCAAGTGGAGGTTGAGCATCCATCTTCCCAAGATCGCAAGCGATGCATAGACGAGGGGCATGATGCCATGGCCCAGGAAACGAACTTCAGGCTTGGCAAGCTCGAAGTCACGTCAGGTCTGAACCTCAAGACAACGAGAATTTCACATGATCCTTATTGGGATGAGTGTGATACGGATAAGCCCCTTGTCGTAACAGACTGGGCTCTCATCGGTGCTCGTACTTCACAAGCAAACATTCTTCGCAAATTCCCCTCAGAAACCCAGCCTCCAACTCAGGAACCAACCGTAGCTACTACAACCACTATTGTGCCAGGTGCAGATGTTCTGTCTAGCGGTCGAACATCTGGCTATCAGCGCGGCCAGATTTGTGAGATTCCTGCGTATGTCTCTGGCGTGGAGAACCAGACGCAGAAGGCTACGAGAGAATGGTTCATCGAGGAACCATGGCCGcaagaggatgaggatgcctGGATACGTGGAGGCATTGGAGTCAACGGCGACAGTGGCGCTGGAGTTGTTGACGCCAATACACATGGTTTAATTGGTCAAGTCTGGGGTCGCAATAACTATTGGGGGCCCGGACAACGTGTCACCTACTTCACTCCCATCGCAGACATTTTCGACGATATTCAGGAAAAGTGTGGGCAGCAGTCACGCCCTCAACTTCCGCAGCATCGCGATGAAGCAAACTGCTTTCCGTTACATCCATCATGTCGTCAATGCTTCGATCTACGGGTATACCTCAATAGTAGCAGGAGGAGCTCGCGGATGTCGCTCCAAAGCATGATAATGGGTACAGGTGATGGCGACCAGGATCTGACCTCTATTGAGGCTGTCTCGGAGCTAGCTACACCAAAGGATTACCACCGCCATTCGGGCATCGAAGAGACTCTGGTTTCTCTGAGCGGAATCGTCTCTCCAGCAGGGCCCAGTGGTTATCCTGGCACTCCCATGATAGCCGATATGAAGAGCCCCTATGCTACCGAGCTGGATCTTGGTGATCTGTATGGGCCAGAAGCAACTGCGCCAACTCAGGCTCGAAAGAGAAGAACGTCTTGTCTAGCGCCGGCGCCGGCTCCAGGTAgatggaagaagcagagaacTGGTGATTGATCAGCCAGCAAAACCTCCTCGTGCTATCTTCTTTGCCCGAGCATCGCGTCTATTGTGGTTCGCCCGAGACCCCTTATTTGcttccttgttcttcctaGCACTTTCTGTCTCCTTCTCGCCCGTAGGCCCAGCAACATTGCCGCCTCTTCCCCGGCCTCGCCCTCGTCCACGGCCACGGCCACCACCTCTGCCACCCCTAGATGATCCACCGTCAGGTtcgcttccttcttctcctgatcCAGCTGGAGATTCTCGCCAAGATGTGCGTTCTAGTTGCGCTTGTTGTCCACTAAATGCATACTTGGCCTCTAATCGTCGCTTCTGCTGGGGGTTCCTGACTAAGATGAGGGCCCATCCCTCTATGGCTTCATCTGTCATTCCAGTCTCTTCCCGCAATTTGGCTCGCGGGTTACCTCGCCTTGTGCCAGCATCACGGTCAAACAGCTTTGAATCCATCTGGTAGGCACGGAATAATGCCTCCTCGTTGCTGTCGCTCGCCGCATCGGCTTCCTGGTTGGAGGCGTCAACAGTGCCACCCACATCGTCAGCATCATAAGTATCATCAcgctcgtcatcatcagaatCGAATGCCGCGAGGGCAGAGAAAATGGCCGATTTGTTAGGCGCATTTGCTTTATCTTTGAGCATTTCATCGGCGTTCTTGCCTGGTTTCTTTCCAAATGAAACCTTGGAAACGTCCATGGCAAGGCGGTCgaagtcgtcgtcgtcaaaaACATTGTGTCGTGTGGGAACCTGAGGCGGAGTAGGTCGTGGTGCGAGCTCTGTGCGTCCTGCTTCAGGGTGTGATAACCTGATGATGAATTAACAAATAATCGCCACTTGAGAATAGGTAGATTGTTGTAACGTACAAGGACTCACTGCGGTCGGCATTAGCCAAGTGAGGCGGTAGAGTCTCACTCAGTAAATTGGCAACGACCTGCTCCACGTCCTCTCCGTATTCATCGAGACATTTGGACACAAAGCCGGATCCTAAATCGGGAAACAAATCCTGAACCTGAGTGATTTGACTCATTTTATGAACATGAATGTCGGCATTCACTTCTTGCTGCGTTATTTTGCCTTTACCTTTATCCAATCTCCGTCTTGTAAGTCGTTTGGGACGGACCATGGTTCCCTTTCTGTAGCCCTCCAAGGCCGTAATTCGCTTCTTGAAATTTTCGGTCGCCGCGCCGGTATCCTCCGCCCTCCGTAGTAATATCTTCAAGAGGggggtgttggtgatgagttcAGGGACAAGTGAGTCGTTGACATTGAGAGGGCCAGCCTTGTGGGCATCAGCCGCTTCCTTGAGGGCGTATAGTTGATCACTCAGCATCGACCATTTGGCTGGTTCAGTATCTATTAACCCAACCAGACATAGATACGTCGTGGTCAATATCACTTTGCGTAGAGGAGGATTCATGACGCGGAAGCACACGATGAGGCCATCGAGGAAATCAGATCCCGCAAGGAATAAAGTGCAGGTATCCGACGAAGCATGTAGAAGATAGTTCAGTCGTATCAAGCGAGCTTCGACGCTCTTCAAATCGCCCTTGATACCAGCCTCTAACTGTGGAATAAGTTGCTTCTTCAGGGCAGTCAATGCAGCCTCAAGCGCAGCAGCATGTCGTTGAAAGAGCTGTGCAATGAGAGGGGCAGTAGCTTTCCTGGGGAATATTCTTGCGATGTTTGCCAAGAACGCATAATCGAATAGCTGAGGAGGCGGAGATACATTGAAAACCCTCGATACGAGCTGAAATACGGCTTTTGGTAGTGTTGTCGAGTGAGAGTCTAGTATTGTGAAGCCTGCCTCTGCTGTCTCCTCTGCGAAGGAGACTAGGAATGTTGCAATGGAGTCGTCGCGGGCCAAGGCTGCCTTGATTTCGTTTTCAGAAAGGGACGAAATGGCACGGCAAATAGATGTCCAGGATTGTAGAAGCGTATTCCATTCGCTGGAGGAGAGATGCTGTCGCCATGATGACTGGGGGAACGGTGCGAGGGGTGGTAAAGAGACCATGGTTGTGTGTCTTTGTGTGCGTGGTAAAGTCCTGATTTTGTGCGCTGAAATGAGTGCAATTTTGTGCTTGAAGAGGATTTCAAGAGAAAGGTGAGTCGATCTTATAAACTGCCGTCCATGACCTTCATAAATATCGTGGCTCAAGCCTGCGTTTGCATCGCCGGATGATTCATCAGAAAGTGGATTCTCACAGCTGCAAGCTGATGAAGTCAACCTGGAGGAGATACAAAGATACTTTTCTACCGCTCAAGCCAATCAATGGCTCTGATTATGAAAGCGCTTAAGTGCTCCTGGACTAGTGCATCTTTTACCCGAGAGCTGCCCTGGTAGGTAGTAGTTAGTGCTACAAGGCAAACACTATTAGATGATTTCACTGATCAGCTTTATTGATATGGATGTTGTGAATAGTCTTTGTGAGATCTCTGGCATTCGATAAAAcccttatatattttatcaCTTGAAATAGGGCCTGCTGTATCAAAACCACACAGCAACTCTGAAAATGCACTGAAACTGATGCCACTCTTCACTTTGCTTGCCTCGTGAAGTTGTTTCTTTTACTGTCTAGATTATGCATCCAACAATCCCCAATGATTATACACAACGCCAATTAATGCATTGTCCTGAATCGTCTAACGCCATCTACTCATCCTCGACTCCTCATCTCCACATCATATATAAAACAAGTTGTGAGCTGCCTCGACTCCTTGGTTAGAAGTCCCATAGTGTACATTCTCGGGGAGGCGGGAGTTCGGGCATCAGGCCACCCTCAAAGGTCCCAGTCTGTGCGAAGGCCATCCACTGACCCTTGGACTTGTCGTCGTACATCTCAGGGGGCAATTCTGTATCCGCTGAGAATGCCGGAGGACCATCTGGGAACCAAATCCGTCGCCAGGTCCCATCAAATTCTCGGATTCCGGGCTTGCCGTCCTTGTAAATAACTGATTTGCCCTTGAACATTGATAGCCGACCATCCATGCCTTTTGAGCTATAGCTCTCGATTGGTGGATGTTGTCTACTGCTGGTCGGTGGATATGGGCCTGTCGAAGTGGCGGctgtcgctgctgctgctgctgctgctgggggTTTTTGAGCCTGTGTTGTAGCAAACGGGTTCGCGGCAGCTGGTGCAGCGTTGGAGGGTTGGCCAAAAGGATTCGCTGGTTTCTGCTGCGAGGGTTGACCAAATGAATTGCTCGCTGGTGGTTGGTTATTCTGCGATGCAAAACCATTCGACTGAGTTCGTGAAGGTTGGCCAAATGGACTGTTTGTAGGTGGATTTGAGGTCGCGTTAGATGTACCAAATGGTGTTGACGTTGCCGGTGCTGCAGCATTTGAAGGTTGGCCAAATGGCGAGCTTCCCTGAGCAGGCTGTGAGGGCTGTGAGGGCTGTCCAAACGGATTCGCCGGGGCATTGTTCTGGTTATTATTGTTGGATCCAAAAGGATTGGCAGGCTGACTGGCTGTTGCGCTACCACTTGGAGCACCAAATGGGTTCGCTGCAGGGGCACTATTGTTATTTGCGACGGCACCGAATGGGCTAGAACTGTTGTTCGTTCCACTTGGTGCCCCGAAGGGACTCGATTTCTGGCCAAGTTGGCTGGCTTGGCCAAAGGCACTGCCCTGCGCATTTATCTGTGACGGTTGACCGAATGCGCTGCCTTGTGTATTTGGCTGTGACGGTTGGCCGAAGACACTGCCTTGGGCATTTGGTTGCGAAGGCTGTCCAAAGGCTGGTGTGCCAAACGGGTTGGGCTTTGCGCCTAAAGCTGAAGGTTGGCCAAAAGCAGAGCCTGGCTGTGACGGCTGGCCAAAGGTTGAG from Fusarium fujikuroi IMI 58289 draft genome, chromosome FFUJ_chr04 harbors:
- a CDS encoding related to NUP42-nuclear pore protein yields the protein MTLCKFFQQGNCKFGNSCRFEHVNPNNRNQHSNRFGALGGGSNQNPADKYNITIDTIEKDLTNEVPQWILSAYAPGRDAPGQLFGGYPREQSFEELRLHFMMGKASGNEQQALNEAQELYAQAQQQMQTALRDVKGAIQFIVGEENNHPNRHDICKQGTQGAPFGEFLVGKRPKSTIADTGAQPTPFGSNNTNASSPFGGGASTGGSAFGQPSTLGAKPSAFGAPSFGQPSQPAQGGGSVFGQPSQPSAFGQPSQLDQTASAFGKPAQASTFGQPSQPGSAFGQPSALGAKPNPFGTPAFGQPSQPNAQGSVFGQPSQPNTQGSAFGQPSQINAQGSAFGQASQLGQKSSPFGAPSGTNNSSSPFGAVANNNSAPAANPFGAPSGSATASQPANPFGSNNNNQNNAPANPFGQPSQPSQPAQGSSPFGQPSNAAAPATSTPFGTSNATSNPPTNSPFGQPSRTQSNGFASQNNQPPASNSFGQPSQQKPANPFGQPSNAAPAAANPFATTQAQKPPAAAAAAATAATSTGPYPPTSSRQHPPIESYSSKGMDGRLSMFKGKSVIYKDGKPGIREFDGTWRRIWFPDGPPAFSADTELPPEMYDDKSKGQWMAFAQTGTFEGGLMPELPPPRECTLWDF
- a CDS encoding CUE3-like protein encodes the protein MVSLPPLAPFPQSSWRQHLSSSEWNTLLQSWTSICRAISSLSENEIKAALARDDSIATFLVSFAEETAEAGFTILDSHSTTLPKAVFQLVSRVFNVSPPPQLFDYAFLANIARIFPRKATAPLIAQLFQRHAAALEAALTALKKQLIPQLEAGIKGDLKSVEARLIRLNYLLHASSDTCTLFLAGSDFLDGLIVCFRVMNPPLRKVILTTTYLCLVGLIDTEPAKWSMLSDQLYALKEAADAHKAGPLNVNDSLVPELITNTPLLKILLRRAEDTGAATENFKKRITALEGYRKGTMVRPKRLTRRRLDKGKGKITQQEVNADIHVHKMSQITQVQDLFPDLGSGFVSKCLDEYGEDVEQVVANLLSETLPPHLANADRSESLLSHPEAGRTELAPRPTPPQVPTRHNVFDDDDFDRLAMDVSKVSFGKKPGKNADEMLKDKANAPNKSAIFSALAAFDSDDDERDDTYDADDVGGTVDASNQEADAASDSNEEALFRAYQMDSKLFDRDAGTRRGNPRAKLREETGMTDEAIEGWALILVRNPQQKRRLEAKYAFSGQQAQLERTSWRESPAGSGEEGSEPDGGSSRGGRGGGRGRGRGRGRGRGGNVAGPTGEKETESARKNKEANKGSRANHNRRDARAKKIARGGFAG